A single region of the Nicotiana sylvestris chromosome 6, ASM39365v2, whole genome shotgun sequence genome encodes:
- the LOC104216553 gene encoding nudix hydrolase 10-like has translation MEKILAQNKKIHDLLLLPSVNDEHGGVIVELKDPMDTNVFRFRLMASMKQWKLQGKKGLWIKFPIELANLIEIAVKEGFWYHHAEPHYLMLVHWIGDTESTIPANASHRVSIGAIVLNHKRELLVVQENIGRLKGSGIWKIPTGAVDEGESIFEGAIREVKEETGIDTEFLEVLAFRQIHKSFFDKSELFFICMMRPLSFDIQKQDLEIEAAQWMPFGEYAAQPSIQKDGLFKYIKDLCLAKAEGDYQGFTPLPITSSVFDDHKSFLYFSKDGLDQENSAI, from the exons ATGGAGAAAATTTTGGCTCAAAATAAGAAGATTCATGACCTGCTGCTGCTTCCTTCGGTTAATGATGAACATGGAGGAGTTATTGTAGAACTAAAGGATCCTATGGACACCAATGTCTTCCGTTTCAGGCTTATGGCTTCCATGAAACAGTGGAAGTTGcag GGAAAGAAGGGTCTGTGGATTAAATTTCCTATTGAACTTGCAAATCTTATTGAAATTGCAGTAAAG GAAGGGTTTTGGTATCATCATGCAGAACCTCATTACCTTATGCTTGTGCATTGGATTGGTGATACTGAGAGTACCATCCCTGCAAATGCCTCACACAGAGTCAGCATTGGTGCTATTGTGTTGAATCACAAAAGAGAG TTGCTTGTTGTCCAAGAAAATATCGGTAGATTAAAGGGAAGTGGTATATGGAAGATCCCAACTGGTGCTGTTGACGAG GGTGAGAGTATATTTGAAGGTGCAATAAGGGAGGTAAAAGAAGAAACTGGA ATTGATACTGAATTTCTGGAAGTGCTTGCATTTAG GCAAATACACAAGTCATTCTTTGACAAGTCAGAGTTGTTCTTCATTTGCATGATGCGCCCTTTATCTTTTGACATCCAAAAGCAAGACTTAGAAATTGAGGCAGCCCAG TGGATGCCATTTGGAGAGTATGCCGCTCAGCCTTCTATTCAGAAAGATGGTTTATTCAAGTACATCAAAGATTTATGCTTAGCAAAGGCAGAAGGAGATTATCAAGGATTCACTCCTTTGCCAATAACATCTTCAGTTTTTGATGATCATAAGAGTTTCCTCTATTTCAGTAAGGATGGTCTGGACCAAGAAAATTCTGCAATTTAA